The genomic stretch TAAGTTAATAtatgaaattaatttaaaacatagAAGATACTATAATAAGTAAGTTAATAAGTAATTGATAATATTTATTACATATAAAAGTTGTGTGAAAGTTTAACAGTAGAATTGTAATAGTCTAGTGGAAAAAGTGTTGGAATTAGAATTGAAAGGGTATGGGTTCTAGTCTCATGTTATTTAaactttttagaattttattaattttataagattaaaataaatataaaatgactaGGTTGATtttgcataaaaaaaaaattgtacttGTAAAAAGTACAATAAAGATGATCATGTTTACGAAGGTGAACACAAAAGGATTTGTATGTTCTAATTATGTGAATATTGAATAAACTTATCAATTTTAGAGGTTGTTATATTTATAAAAAGCACTATACGTCAGATTATAGGAAGCAAACAATTATCTCTCAACTTTCTAACGAGTACGTAGGAGTACGAAAGGAACTATTCTTTCTCCTACAATGGAGGAACGATTTTCTCCTTTGTAGGTATGATCAAAACAACCCTTCTATGATACCTTATTTGGCACATGGTGGACACAAGGATTAGCGATATGCATGGCTATGGGTTATATGGCCCAAGCTTCGATCAAGCAACCTGAGGTTGCGCCTACTTATTCTTTCAATGGCCTTTTCACAACTCCTTTGGGTTGGCTAGATCATGGTCTGTTTCCCTCTAGCCCCTCAAGTATGACGTGTAATAAGTGATTAAGTTGGATGCACAATGGTTTCTTTGAAACTTAATGAAGTGAGTCTCTCAAGTGTAGCTTAGGTCATCCCCTCAAGCATTTCTTGGGGCGATACCCTCAAGCATTTCTTTGGGAAACCCATATGACATTTAATATTTAGGCATGATAGGTTTTGTCTTAAGAAGGCACAATCATCGTGGGCCATTGATTATCTTTTTGCATATGATCTGGTCTGTATGAGTCCATTGATTGGGACATTTGAAATTTATGATAGTACTTTCAATTCTAGTAGTGATGATGATCCCTTTTCCATATTGTTTCATAGGAAATTAGAAGCATTGATGATGTCCATCTCTTCCAAATTATCAAAAGTTGATTATTACGAGATCATCTATACAACCTAAGAAAAAGTAAATTCCTTTCGCTTAAGAATAAACCTATCAATCTTGGGCTACGAGGAAGATGTCTTCTTTGAGGCCTACTCCGAGGAGGTACgggttaacatggtcaatgtagTTGGTCATCAGATGATTTATTTGATATGCACTCCCAGTCGTTCATGACCTAGGGGTGCTATCTTGAATAATGATACAACAATTAAATGGGAATGACATAAACATTCACAACATTAaatatagatatattatatatgtattgaatcggctAGATTTTAAATTCTAGACGATAATACATAGAAAAATGATACATATTCAGTCATTGCAAACAAAAAAGATCTAGTATAATCTAAAATGCGTCGAACGATCCGTTGCTGCTTAATTCTAAAACTGGTAAATTCTTCTACTTCTCTCTATTTTCTTCCCTCCCTTGCTTCATCATTTCATCGAACTCCACCATTCTTTTAaaaaaaggatccggccaagtgtCCGCCTCTTTTGTATGATGCGTCGTCGACTCATAAGACGTAGCCGAAATGGGACACCCCAGTTTCAGAAACACTGGTACAAAGTGACGTGGTCTTAGATACCCGATACAAATGATGCGGCCTGACGCGCCTGAAGGGTggtgactatgaagtggaaaaaaATGTCTCCGAAAATCCAAATCttgtcaaatcgacacacacccggtcgtacgcacttgctataagatggcccatctcggggaatgacatccactttgaAACCGGTGCGTGACCGGTAATTGATGGAACAAGGGAATCATGAATTTTATCAAAGTTTTCTTGTTTCTCATAAAGTCGGTCGTAGATGTCCCTATGCGAAGTCAACTCCGAAATAAGTGCCCATCAAATAAgagtgtgattttcttctccttttccgaGTAAACCAGCAACGGCTCGATACCCACAATTATCATCAGTATCCACATCAACTATACTatcaatatatttgtgcataaatagATTGAGGTTTTGTAGAAGAAAAATGGATTGAAAATGATTGAGTTTTTGAAGAGGGTTTGAGTTTTGTTGGGaggaaaatgaatgaaatagtgaaggagggaaaaaggTATATGAAGGgtttttttggagatgcatctccgaaaaatacTTGAAATCTTGAATCCAACGTTTAAACTAGAAAATaagtgctttcggagatgcatatccaaaaacacataaaatgggtgatttcggagatgcatctccgaaataattgaAAATGTGAAAATGAGTGCCTTCGAAGCTGCATCTCTGAAGGATATTTTAGTGTTTCAGCATGAGTTTTCACCCCATATAGGTGtacaaagaaattttctaaaacaaatcaaatatttaaatgtcAAAGTTGATTTTATAAAAACGTGCTAAATATTTAATTTGTGTTATTTTTCTCCAAAGTTTAAACAAATATGATCTTTTAAATTATGTAACCAAGTTTTTTTTATAGTGCATAAACCAAAACTCGCCTGTATGATAGGAGACTAAATaactataaatttttaaaaacgtTTTATTAAGCCATCAATTTGTTAGACATTTATATAAACTAATTCAGTGTATTCCCTAGTTTTGTAGGTTGGTCTATTTGAGATTGACTCTTTATGTAAgagtaatttttatatttaattctttttttttaaaaaaatggatatttttaatctataaaataatttttataaaaggcaaataagattaaaaaataatcttTCAATAGACTTCATTCAACGTTTCACTTTCAATGCTATAAAGCAATGATAAATTGTTGATATTatcaacaatataaaaaaaaagaattgagAGGATAAATTTTAAGCAATGGTTATTTccttacttaaaaaaatatgaatttgttatggaaaaaaatatagttttatgttttttatatcTTAGGTAACCTTACACCTATTGAACTTTATCatacaattatttattatttttttaaactagAAAATGGTTCCTTCTTTATTTACTTTATAGAGAATCTGGTTACTTAATTTTTCCTTATTagctaaacaacaacaaaattactttTATTAAAAGTGTACAACAGGCATTCTATATATTACTATATATAGGGTGTATAGTCATTACAATTATAAACAACATTAGTTTGCATAAACACTCATGGTTAGTAAAAATGTATAATAGTTCATTTCATTGTTgcaattaatttttcaatttaattaatatattcatCTTGCAGGACATGCTTATAACTGCCCTTTTGATAATTTCTATTGTATTTTGCAACTCATGGGTTGGATTTGGTGAAAATACCTTTGATGTACTTAAATATGGTGCCAAAGGAGATGGCACTTCTGATGATACAGATGTATgtacatgatttttttttcttcttacaaTACTTAGTTATATAAAGAATTAATCTATGTTTTATTATACTATCTAAATTAATctttattaaattgttttttctAAAGGCCTTTGTGAAAGCATTTAAAGATTTATGTGAAGCAAAAAAAGGAACTCCAACCCTTGAGGTACCAGCTGGACATACATTTCTTGTGCATCAACATATTTTCAAAGGTCCTTGCAATTCTCAAAATCTTCATATTAAGGtacacaaaaatatatattttatattaaataattgtttaatttttacattatatttaatatttctaataaATGCAGCTTGATGGAACTATACTAGCACCTCATAGAAATGCATGGGGAGCATGCTCAAAAAGATGGCTTCAGTTTCTTAATGTGCATGGGATTACATTTGATGGATCAGGAGTGATCGATGGTAATGGAGAAGATTGGTGGAAAGATGTAATGACATAAACATACACATTTATTTAATATTGGATtatacatttttaaatttttaattaaatataatttagtagATAAACAAATAATCTAACaatgcatttttttttaatttgcagTATAATTCAACTACACAATGTAATGGATCACCTACGGTAAGTAATTATTTCCTTTTCAAAGttgttaaaaagaaaattaagttttttcaattttttatcatcTTTATTGCATTTATTAGACGATAAAACCAATTATGATATGAATAAATTCCAATATATTTCGAGCAGGCTTTAATATTTGATAGGTGTGACGGACTACAATTAAGTGGGATCAATCATTTAAACGGGCCAGGATTTCATTTAAATATAGTTCACAGTAAAGATGTAACAATCTCGTATATTAATATAAATGCGACAGCCAGTAGTCACAATACTGATGGAATTGATCTCACAAATGCAATTCGAGTCAATATTCAAGACTCCACAATACAAGGCGGtaaatatattatgaattataattattaatattaatgattTTAGGATTTCCAGTGTTAGTTACTCTTGAATTTTATTATATAGGTGATGATTGCATTGCTATTAAAGGTGGTTCACAATTCATTAATGTCACTCATGTTACATGTGGACCTACTACTCATGGCATTAGgtaatgtaaaaaataaatactCTAAAATATATATCAACCAACTATATAACTATATAATTGGCATGCCTTATATTTTGATTCAGTGTGGGAAGTCTAGGGGGTGATGAATCTGAGGAATTTGCAGAAAATATAAACATCAAGAATTGCACTTTCAATGGAGCTGTTAGTGCAGCAAGAATCAAGACATGTCCAGTAATACTACAagtttaattgaaaataaatataattatataacaagaatttttatttttatatatttgaattttatttttaatatataaaaaatttctatttatttttcaaGGGTGGAAAAGGATACGTCAAATATGTTGTTTTCGATCACATCATAGTCAATGAAGTAAACAATCCTATATATCTTGATCAACATTACATGCAAACTCCAGAAAAAGTTAATGTTCTTTCTCACTCACCTTGTATTGATTTTGTTCATGGAATATGGATAGTATTAATAAGATGcaattttttgttgttgcagCCAGACGCACTTAAAGTGAGTAATATAACATTTAGTAATATTTCGGGAACATATACTGGCGAAGAACCTATTGTGCTAGATTGTGCCAAGATAGGGTGTGACAATATTTCCTTGCAGCATATTAAGCTTACCGCAGTTGATCCAACGAAATCAAGTAAAACAATATGCAATAATGTTAATGGAACAACAGATGATGATGTTTCACCTTCTTTAAACTGTGTAAAAACATAAAGCAGTTTGTGACAAATTACATAGAAGTTTAATTACTTCATGCATTATGAATAAGACATTTAGTACAAGGAAGTTAGGTGGAATTGAACCCAATGCTAGCAGGGTTTAAAATTCAATTCTGATAAAAAAAAGTATCAATATAAATTATTGTAAGTTGTTTTCCTCCATTATAGAAGTTGACAAATGATTGTGTAATAGTGCAAGTTTAATAATTATACAATGCGACATAGATAAAAATGGTTTCATAGTCCAGACAGAAACCATTTCATAAGAAAATTATAAATGCACACATTAGAAATATTTTGCAAATAAACAAGTTTGATGTTTATATTAGTATATGTTGCAAAAGAAAAGAGTGATGCCATATTATGTACACCAAAGAAGGAAGAAGCGCTAATTGTTAGTTTTATGTTAATGATATGTACAAAGAGAGTGATTTAGCAACATAGTATATTTCGTTATTCAATGAAACTAGTATATTACTATGGAAAAAGAATGACCTATATGAATATGAGGAAGAATATGAAGTTAGGTACATTCTAACAAACTTTTTAACTAACCTAAAACTAATTAATTGCCCTAATTGATTAGGCTTGAGATAGTAAAAGGGCCAAGTATAATAAATGAAAGACGAGTCTTAGACTAAATATTAATGGGTTTAAGATAGTTAAAATCTTCCCTAAAGGTTTATTGTATTGTATAGTGCAGAGTCTCAACTTGAACAAGATAGAAGACAAGGCA from Vicia villosa cultivar HV-30 ecotype Madison, WI linkage group LG4, Vvil1.0, whole genome shotgun sequence encodes the following:
- the LOC131598456 gene encoding probable polygalacturonase At3g15720, which gives rise to MFNSLLRYLENQKVVKLEYRSPSLDDVKNVQFTPFEVKNDEDIADMLITALLIISIVFCNSWVGFGENTFDVLKYGAKGDGTSDDTDAFVKAFKDLCEAKKGTPTLEVPAGHTFLVHQHIFKGPCNSQNLHIKLDGTILAPHRNAWGACSKRWLQFLNVHGITFDGSGVIDGNGEDWWKDYNSTTQCNGSPTALIFDRCDGLQLSGINHLNGPGFHLNIVHSKDVTISYININATASSHNTDGIDLTNAIRVNIQDSTIQGGDDCIAIKGGSQFINVTHVTCGPTTHGISVGSLGGDESEEFAENINIKNCTFNGAVSAARIKTCPGGKGYVKYVVFDHIIVNEVNNPIYLDQHYMQTPEKPDALKVSNITFSNISGTYTGEEPIVLDCAKIGCDNISLQHIKLTAVDPTKSSKTICNNVNGTTDDDVSPSLNCVKT